In Carya illinoinensis cultivar Pawnee chromosome 7, C.illinoinensisPawnee_v1, whole genome shotgun sequence, the following are encoded in one genomic region:
- the LOC122317184 gene encoding thioredoxin-related transmembrane protein 2 isoform X2, protein MNEDRAPERERERMEKKRSPIEWLNLMVSEPYYLFHFLAFFSYLVIRSSASPILSPHLTHHLLYREIQAILAFSLLTVIKMVRQETWEAFISDMLFFAKVFLLALALVMDYHLALWYLGIFFVIYILTQQPAYQGLGTSSKLTPLQLETLLTEGNTSRFWLVEFRASFSPACIRTSQCFPELSITYSHKNLSFGIVDIGIFPNAAEKFGIYLGGSMDQLPTYILFENAVEVSRIPQLDSEAKSSPPITKRLISRHFELDLRLLEYVKGN, encoded by the exons ATGAACGAAGATCGAgcgccagagagagagagagagagaatggagaagAAGCGTAGTCCGATAGAATGGCTGAACCTAATGGTCTCAGAACCCTATTATCTATTCCATTTTCTTGCTTTCTTCTCCTACTTGGTCATCCGCAGCTCCGCTTCCCCAATTCTCTCTCCTCATCTCACTCATCATCTCCTTTATCGG GAAATTCAAGCAATTCTGGCATTTTCTTTGTTAACTGTTATAAAG ATGGTTAGACAAGAAACCTGGGAGGCCTTTATTTCTGATATGCTGTTTTTTGCAAAG GTTTTTCTTCTCGCTCTTGCTTTAGTAATGGATTACCACTTGGCACTTTGGTACTTGGGAATATTTTTTG TCATATATATTCTAACTCAACAGCCTGCCTACCAAGGATTAG GTACTTCAAGTAAATTAACACCATTGCAGTTGGAAACTTTGCTGACAGAGGGGAACACATCAAGATTCTGGCTG GTAGAATTTCGTGCGTCATTTTCACCCGCTTGCATACGCACTAGTCAGTGCTTTCCAGAGCTCTCCATTAC GTACTCGCACAAAAATTTATCTTTTGGAATAGTTGATATTGGAATCTTCCCAAATGCTGCTGAAAAATTTGGAATATATCTTGGTG GGAGCATGGATCAACTTCCTACATATATCTTATTTGAGAATGCAGTTGAGGTTTCACGCATTCCACAGTTGGATTCGGAAGCAAAATCTTCTCCTCCCATAACTAAG AGACTTATTTCTCGACATTTTGAGCTTGATCTGCGCCTCCTTGAGTATGTAAAGGGCAACTAG
- the LOC122316644 gene encoding leucine-rich repeat receptor-like serine/threonine-protein kinase SKM1 isoform X2 — MAKKGAETCSWTLSMFMLLFLINLPALYGEELESLLPFRDSIKDPLGFLSNWSSSTSSCNWPGITCDNPPHVKRIELSGKNISGKISGSIFQLQYVEFIDLSDNQLLGEIPHNLFSCPSLLSLNLSNNNISGPLPSISISRLETLDLSNNMLSGKIPDNIGLLWSLKFLDLGGNILVGKIPNSISNLTVLQVFTLASNKLVGQIPGEIGRMKNLKWIYLGYNNLSDEIPKEIGDLTSLNHLDLVYNNLSGLIPSSLGNLTSLQYLFLYKNKLTGPIPRSLFNLKKLVSLDLSDNSLSGEIPELISELQNLEILHLFSNNLTGKIPAALASLPRLQVLQLWSNKLSGKIPEDLGRRNNLTIVDLSSNFLVGKIPKSLCNSGRLFKLILFSNSLQGEIPQSLSSCISLRRVRIQNNRLSGDLSSEFTKLPLVYFLDISGNNLSGRIDVQKWDMPSLEMLSLAKNKIFGELPGSFGSGKLQNLDLSENQFSGNIPKSFGRLSDLMLLQLSENKLSGNIPEELSSCKKLVSLDLSHNHLSGNIPISLAELPALGQLDLSANQLSGEIPPNLGRIESLGEVNISHNHFNGRLPSTGAFLAINASAVAGNDLCGGDASSGLPPCKSLKSRMWWYVMTCFLVALAMFALAALVILFIQRREELELKRVENEDGILWEMQFFDSRASKSITVDDILSSAKQENVIMRDGKERSYGGKSSMSNMQFVVKEMNDPNSIPPSFWSVIPEFGRLRHPNIIRLIGVCRSTERGFLVYGNAEGKNLSEILGNLSWERRRKIAIGIAKALHFLHGYCSPSVLVGIISPEKVLVDGKDEARLSLDLSGRLACTDNKCLQIIPSACIAPEARQSKDISEQSDIYGFGLFLIELLTGKSPADAEFGMHENIVEWARYCYSDCHLDVWIDRMIRGDATTDHNQNEIVETMNLALHCTATDPTARPCAGDVLKTLQSVLISSSTSCVSDVLKFSSTNY, encoded by the exons ATGGCCAAAAAAGGTGCTGAAACATGTTCATGGACATTGTCCATGTTCATGCTCttattcctcataaatctcccCGCGTTGTATGGTGAGGAATTAGAGTCTCTCTTGCCGTTCAGAGATTCGATCAAAGACCCCTTAGGCTTTCTTTCCAACTGGAGCtcctctaccagctcttgcaattgGCCCGGCATAACCTGTGACAACCCTCCCCACGTTAAAAGAATTGAGCTCTCCGGGAAGAACATCTCTGGAAAAATTTCTGGCTCAATTTTCCAGTTGCAGTATGTCGAGTTTATTGACCTCTCCGACAATCAGCTCTTGGGCGAAATTCctcataatttattttcttgccCTTCACTTCTTTCTCTCAATCTTAGTAACAACAACATATCAGGTCCATTGCCCAGTATTTCCATTTCCCGCCTCGAAACATTAGATCTCTCCAACAACATGCTCTCGGGTAAAATTCCAGACAACATCGGATTACTTTGGAGCCTAAAATTTCTTGATCTGGGTGGAAATATTTTGGTGGGTAAAATCCCAAACTCCATATCAAATCTCACAGTTTTGCAAGTCTTTACTTTGGCTTCTAACAAGCTAGTTGGTCAAATCCCTGGTGAAATAGGCCGAATGAAGAACTTGAAATGGATTTACCTAGGCTACAACAATCTTTCGGATGAAATTCCAAAAGAGATCGGAGACCTGACTTCTCTAAATCATCTTGATCTTGTCTACAACAATCTGAGTGGACTAATTCCATCATCCCTCGGGAACCTCACCAGTCTTCAGTATCTCTTCCTCTACAAGAACAAGCTCACGGGTCCTATTCCAAGATCACTTTTCAATCTCAAAAAGCTTGTCTCGCTTGATCTTAGCGATAACTCTCTTTCGGGTGAGATCCCGGAACTCATAAGTGAGTTGCAAAACTTGGAGATTCTTCATCTTTTCTCCAATAACTTGACCGGAAAGATTCCTGCTGCTTTAGCTTCTCTGCCTCGGCTTCAAGTCCTCCAATTATGGTCGAATAAGTTATCTGGCAAGATCCCTGAAGACCTTGGAAGGCGAAACAATCTCACTATAGTCGACCTTTCCAGCAATTTTCTAGTCGGAAAAATACCAAAAAGCTTGTGCAACTCGGGTCGACTTTTTAAGCTCATCCTCTTCTCTAATTCTCTCCAAGGCGAAATCCCCCAGAGTTTGAGTTCTTGCATAAGCTTACGGCGAGTACGTATCCAAAACAATCGTCTCTCTGGGGATTTATCGTCCGAGTTCACAAAACTGCCGCTAGTATACTTCTTGGATATCTCAGGCAACAATCTTTCTGGCAGAATCGATGTGCAAAAGTGGGATATGCCATCACTGGAAATGCTGAGTTTGGcgaaaaacaaaattttcggGGAGTTGCCGGGCTCATTTGGCAGTGGCAAGCTTCAGAACTTGGACTTATCGGAAAATCAGTTTTCAGGGAATATCCCCAAGAGCTTTGGCAGATTATCAGATCTAATGCTGTTACAGCTAAGCGAAAACAAGCTCTCTGGTAATATTCCAGAAGAATTGTCATCATGCAAGAAGCTTGTGAGTTTAGACCTCAGCCACAACCACCTCAGTGGAAACATACCAATCAGTCTCGCTGAACTGCCGGCTCTCGGTCAGCTTGATTTATCTGCAAACCAGTTGTCGGGAGAAATTCCACCAAATTTAGGAAGAATAGAATCCCTCGGAGAAGTGAATATCTCCCATAATCACTTCAATGGAAGATTACCGTCCACTGGAGCATTTCTTGCCATAAACGCCAGCGCCGTTGCAGGTAACGATCTTTGCGGCGGCGATGCTTCTAGCGGTTTGCCGCCATGCAAAAGCCTAAAAAGTCGCATGTGGTGGTATGTTATGACTTGCTTTTTGGTTGCGTTAGCAATGTTTGCTCTTGCTGCTCTTGTCATCCTTTTCATTCAGCGACGAGAGGAATTGGAGCTGAAAAGAGTGGAAAACGAAGATGGAATATTGTGGGAAATGCAATTCTTTGATTCCAGGGCTTCAAAATCCATAACAGTCGACGATATATTATCATCGGCGAAACAGGAAAATGTAATCATGAGAGACGGAAAAGAGAGATCGTACGGGGGGAAGTCTTCAATGAGCAACATGCAGTTCGTCGTGAAGGAAATGAATGATCCAAATTCAATCCCGCCGAGTTTCTGGTCTGTCATTCCCGAATTTGGTAGGCTTCGGCATCCAAATATTATTAGGTTGATCGGAGTATGCCGGTCGACCGAAAGAGGATTTTTAGTTTACGGGAATGCGGAAGGGAAAAATTTGAgtgaaattcttggaaactTGAGTTGGGAGAGGCGACGTAAAATTGCCATTGGCATTGCGAAAGCACTGCACTTCTTACATGGCTACTGTTCGCCGAGTGTTCTGGTGGGTATCATATCTCCAGAGAAAGTTCTGGTTGACGGAAAAGATGAGGCTCGCCTTAGTTTGGACCTATCTGGCCGGTTGGCTTGTACGGACAACAAGTGCTTGCAGATCATACCTTCAGCCTGCATTGCCCCAG AAGCCAGACAAAGCAAAGACATCTCAGAGCAGAGTGATATCTATGGATTTGGTCTCTTCTTGATCGAATTGCTGACAGGAAAAAGCCCCGCCGACGCGGAATTTGGCATGCACGAGAATATCGTGGAGTGGGCTCGTTATTGCTACTCAGACTGTCATCTTGATGTGTGGATTGATAGGATGATTAGAGGAGATGCAACAACGGATCATAATCAGAACGAGATCGTTGAAACCATGAACCTAGCCCTCCACTGCACCGCCACTGACCCCACTGCTAGACCATGCGCAGGCGACGTCTTGAAAACCCTCCAGTCTGTGCTGATCAGTTCAAGTACTTCTTGCGTTTCAGACGTCCTAAAGTTTTCCTCAactaattattaa
- the LOC122317184 gene encoding thioredoxin-related transmembrane protein 2 isoform X1: MNEDRAPERERERMEKKRSPIEWLNLMVSEPYYLFHFLAFFSYLVIRSSASPILSPHLTHHLLYREIQAILAFSLLTVIKMVRQETWEAFISDMLFFAKVFLLALALVMDYHLALWYLGIFFVIYILTQQPAYQGLGTSSKLTPLQLETLLTEGNTSRFWLVEFRASFSPACIRTSQCFPELSITYSHKNLSFGIVDIGIFPNAAEKFGIYLGGKIRSMDQLPTYILFENAVEVSRIPQLDSEAKSSPPITKRLISRHFELDLRLLEYVKGN, translated from the exons ATGAACGAAGATCGAgcgccagagagagagagagagagaatggagaagAAGCGTAGTCCGATAGAATGGCTGAACCTAATGGTCTCAGAACCCTATTATCTATTCCATTTTCTTGCTTTCTTCTCCTACTTGGTCATCCGCAGCTCCGCTTCCCCAATTCTCTCTCCTCATCTCACTCATCATCTCCTTTATCGG GAAATTCAAGCAATTCTGGCATTTTCTTTGTTAACTGTTATAAAG ATGGTTAGACAAGAAACCTGGGAGGCCTTTATTTCTGATATGCTGTTTTTTGCAAAG GTTTTTCTTCTCGCTCTTGCTTTAGTAATGGATTACCACTTGGCACTTTGGTACTTGGGAATATTTTTTG TCATATATATTCTAACTCAACAGCCTGCCTACCAAGGATTAG GTACTTCAAGTAAATTAACACCATTGCAGTTGGAAACTTTGCTGACAGAGGGGAACACATCAAGATTCTGGCTG GTAGAATTTCGTGCGTCATTTTCACCCGCTTGCATACGCACTAGTCAGTGCTTTCCAGAGCTCTCCATTAC GTACTCGCACAAAAATTTATCTTTTGGAATAGTTGATATTGGAATCTTCCCAAATGCTGCTGAAAAATTTGGAATATATCTTGGTGGTAAAATAA GGAGCATGGATCAACTTCCTACATATATCTTATTTGAGAATGCAGTTGAGGTTTCACGCATTCCACAGTTGGATTCGGAAGCAAAATCTTCTCCTCCCATAACTAAG AGACTTATTTCTCGACATTTTGAGCTTGATCTGCGCCTCCTTGAGTATGTAAAGGGCAACTAG
- the LOC122316941 gene encoding homeobox-leucine zipper protein ATHB-15-like → MMGVSSACKDGNKDGLDNGKYVRYTPEQVEALERLYHDCPKPSSMRRQQLIRECPILSNIEPKQIKVWFQNRRCREKQRKEASRLQAVNRKLTAMNKLLMEENDRLQKQVSQLVYENSYFRQHTQNTTLATTDTSCESVVTSGQHHLTPQHPPRDASPAGLMSIAEETLTEFLSKATGTAVEWVQMPGMKPGPDSIGIVAISHGCPGVAARACGLVGLEPTRVAEILKDRRSWFRGCRAVDVLNVLSTGNGGTVELLYMQLYAPTTLAPARDFWLLRYTSVLEDGSLVVCERSLNNTQNGPSMPSVQQFVRAEMLPSGYLIRPCEGGGSIIHIVDHMDLEPWSVPEVLRPLYESSTLLAQKTTTAALRHLRQISQEVSQQPNVTGWGRRPAALRALSQRLSKGFNEAVNGFTDEGWSMLESDGIDDVTILVNSSPAKMMGGSLSYVNGFPSVSNAVLCAKASMLVQNVPPAVLLRFLREHRSEWADSSIDAYSAAAVKAGPCSLPGVRAGSFGGQVILPLAYTIEHEEFMEVIKLESMGHYREDMIMAGDIFLLQLCSGVDESAVGTCAELIFAPIDASFSDDAPIIPSGFRIIPIESGIDASSPNRTLDLASALEVGPTGNRTSSENSGKSGSIKSVMTIAFQFAFEIHLQENVAAMARQYVRSIIASVQRVALALSPSCLGSHAGFLSPPGTPEAQTLARWICHSYRLYLGVELLKSEGSEPILKTLWHHSDAVMCCSLKALPVFTFANQAGLDMLETTLVALQDITLERIFDDNGKKTLCSEFPQIIQQGFICLQGGICLSSMGRPISYERAVAWKVLNEEENAHCICFMFINWSFV, encoded by the exons ATGATGGGTGTGAGTTCGGCCTGCAAGGATGGTAATAAGGACGGACTGGATAACGGCAAGTATGTGCGGTACACGCCTGAGCAAGTTGAGGCGCTCGAGAGGCTCTACCACGACTGCCCTAAACCCAGCTCCATGCGCCGCCAACAGCTTATCAGGGAGTGCCCTATTCTCTCCAATATCGAGCCCAAGCAGATCAAAGTTTGGTTCCAAAACCGAAG ATGTAGAGAAAAGCAGCGAAAAGAGGCGTCTCGCCTCCAAGCTGTGAACAGAAAGCTGACTGCCATGAATAAGCTCCTGATGGAGGAGAACGATCGGCTGCAGAAGCAGGTGTCACAGCTAGTCTACGAGAACAGTTATTTCCGTCAACACACACAAAAT ACGACCCTTGCCACCACGGATACGAGTTGCGAGTCGGTGGTGACTAGCGGTCAACATCATTTGACTCCTCAGCATCCACCAAGGGATGCTAGTCCTGCAGG ACTTATGTCCATTGCAGAGGAGACTTTAACAGAGTTTCTTTCAAAGGCCACCGGAACTGCTGTGGAGTGGGTCCAAATGCCTGGGATGAAG CCTGGTCCGGATTCCATTGGAATCGTTGCAATTTCTCATGGTTGCCCTGGAGTGGCAGCACGTGCATGTGGCCTTGTTGGTCTTGAACCTACAAGA GTCGCAGAAATCCTCAAAGATCGGCGTTCATGGTTCCGAGGTTGCCGAGCCGTGGATGTCTTAAATGTGCTGTCCACTGGAAATGGTGGAACCGTTGAGCTGCTTTACATGCAG CTATATGCACCTACAACTTTGGCACCAGCTCGTGACTTTTGGTTGCTGCGCTATACATCTGTTTTGGAGGATGGTAGTCTTGTG GTCTGTGAAAGATCACTTAACAACACTCAGAATGGTCCGAGCATGCCATCGGTGCAACAATTCGTGAGAGCAGAAATGCTGCCAAGTGGGTATCTGATCAGACCTTGCGAAGGGGGTGGATCAATAATACATATAGTAGATCATATGGATTTAGAG CCTTGGAGTGTACCTGAAGTGTTGCGCCCGCTTTATGAGTCATCAACACTACTTGCTCAGAAGACGACGACGGCA GCGTTGCGTCATTTGAGGCAGATATCTCAAGAAGTTTCTCAGCAGCCAAATGTCACTGGTTGGGGAAGAAGACCTGCAGCTCTACGTGCGCTTAGTCAGAGATTGAGCAA GGGGTTTAACGAAGCAGTTAATGGGTTTACAGATGAGGGATGGTCTATGCTGGAAAGTGATGGCATCGATGATGTTACCATTCTGGTGAACTCATCTCCGGCCAAGATGATGGGTGGAAGTCTTTCTTATGTCAATGGATTTCCATCTGTCAGCAATGCAGTTCTATGTGCAAAAGCATCCATGTTAGTACAA AATGTGCCACCTGCGGTACTTCTTAGATTTCTACGAGAACACAGGTCGGAATGGGCAGATAGCAGCATTGATGCTTATTCAGCTGCTGCCGTTAAGGCTGGTCCATGTAGTTTACCTGGAGTTCGAGCCGGAAGTTTTGGGGGTCAGGTCATTCTTCCGCTTGCTTACACAATTGAGCATGAAGAG TTTATGGAGGTCATTAAGCTTGAAAGTATGGGCCACTATCGAGAGGACATGATTATGGCTGGTGACATCTTCCTCTTGCAA CTTTGCAGCGGAGTGGATGAGAGTGCAGTCGGCACATGTGCCGAACTAATATTTGCTCCCATTGACGCATCTTTTTCTGATGATGCACCTATTATACCCTCTGGTTTCCGCATTATTCCTATTGAGTCTGGAATT GATGCCTCCAGTCCAAACCGCACACTTGACCTTGCCTCTGCTCTTGAAGTTGGACCCACTGGAAACAGAACATCTAGTGAAAACTCTGGTAAATCTGGTAGCATCAAATCTGTGATGACAATAGCATTCCAGTTTGCATTTGAAATCCACCTTCAAGAAAACGTAGCTGCCATGGCTCGACAGTACGTCCGGAGTATAATAGCTTCAGTGCAGAGGGTGGCATTAGCGCTCTCTCCTTCTTGTTTGGGTTCTCATGCTGGATTTTTGTCACCACCTGGCACTCCTGAAGCTCAGACACTTGCTCGATGGATCTGTCACAGCTATAG GTTGTATCTAGGGGTTGAATTGCTTAAAAGTGAAGGAAGTGAACCCATTCTCAAAACTCTTTGGCATCACTCTGATGCGGTCATGTGTTGCTCTTtgaag gCACTGCCAGTATTTACATTTGCGAATCAGGCTGGTCTTGACATGCTTGAGACAACCTTGGTTGCACTTCAAGATATTACACTGGAAAGGATTTTTGATGACAATGGAAAGAAAACTCTGTGCTCTGAGTTCCCACAGATAATACAGCAg GGTTTTATCTGTCTTCAAGGTGGCATTTGCTTATCTAGCATGGGGAGGCCAATCTCCTATGAAAGAGCAGTAGCGTGGAAGGTATTGAATGAAGAAGAGAATGCTCACTGTATCTGCTTCATGTTCATCAACTGGTCTTTCGTCTAA
- the LOC122316644 gene encoding leucine-rich repeat receptor-like serine/threonine-protein kinase SKM1 isoform X1, with protein sequence MAKKGAETCSWTLSMFMLLFLINLPALYGEELESLLPFRDSIKDPLGFLSNWSSSTSSCNWPGITCDNPPHVKRIELSGKNISGKISGSIFQLQYVEFIDLSDNQLLGEIPHNLFSCPSLLSLNLSNNNISGPLPSISISRLETLDLSNNMLSGKIPDNIGLLWSLKFLDLGGNILVGKIPNSISNLTVLQVFTLASNKLVGQIPGEIGRMKNLKWIYLGYNNLSDEIPKEIGDLTSLNHLDLVYNNLSGLIPSSLGNLTSLQYLFLYKNKLTGPIPRSLFNLKKLVSLDLSDNSLSGEIPELISELQNLEILHLFSNNLTGKIPAALASLPRLQVLQLWSNKLSGKIPEDLGRRNNLTIVDLSSNFLVGKIPKSLCNSGRLFKLILFSNSLQGEIPQSLSSCISLRRVRIQNNRLSGDLSSEFTKLPLVYFLDISGNNLSGRIDVQKWDMPSLEMLSLAKNKIFGELPGSFGSGKLQNLDLSENQFSGNIPKSFGRLSDLMLLQLSENKLSGNIPEELSSCKKLVSLDLSHNHLSGNIPISLAELPALGQLDLSANQLSGEIPPNLGRIESLGEVNISHNHFNGRLPSTGAFLAINASAVAGNDLCGGDASSGLPPCKSLKSRMWWYVMTCFLVALAMFALAALVILFIQRREELELKRVENEDGILWEMQFFDSRASKSITVDDILSSAKQENVIMRDGKERSYGGKSSMSNMQFVVKEMNDPNSIPPSFWSVIPEFGRLRHPNIIRLIGVCRSTERGFLVYGNAEGKNLSEILGNLSWERRRKIAIGIAKALHFLHGYCSPSVLVGIISPEKVLVDGKDEARLSLDLSGRLACTDNKCLQIIPSACIAPDGVLELVAEARQSKDISEQSDIYGFGLFLIELLTGKSPADAEFGMHENIVEWARYCYSDCHLDVWIDRMIRGDATTDHNQNEIVETMNLALHCTATDPTARPCAGDVLKTLQSVLISSSTSCVSDVLKFSSTNY encoded by the exons ATGGCCAAAAAAGGTGCTGAAACATGTTCATGGACATTGTCCATGTTCATGCTCttattcctcataaatctcccCGCGTTGTATGGTGAGGAATTAGAGTCTCTCTTGCCGTTCAGAGATTCGATCAAAGACCCCTTAGGCTTTCTTTCCAACTGGAGCtcctctaccagctcttgcaattgGCCCGGCATAACCTGTGACAACCCTCCCCACGTTAAAAGAATTGAGCTCTCCGGGAAGAACATCTCTGGAAAAATTTCTGGCTCAATTTTCCAGTTGCAGTATGTCGAGTTTATTGACCTCTCCGACAATCAGCTCTTGGGCGAAATTCctcataatttattttcttgccCTTCACTTCTTTCTCTCAATCTTAGTAACAACAACATATCAGGTCCATTGCCCAGTATTTCCATTTCCCGCCTCGAAACATTAGATCTCTCCAACAACATGCTCTCGGGTAAAATTCCAGACAACATCGGATTACTTTGGAGCCTAAAATTTCTTGATCTGGGTGGAAATATTTTGGTGGGTAAAATCCCAAACTCCATATCAAATCTCACAGTTTTGCAAGTCTTTACTTTGGCTTCTAACAAGCTAGTTGGTCAAATCCCTGGTGAAATAGGCCGAATGAAGAACTTGAAATGGATTTACCTAGGCTACAACAATCTTTCGGATGAAATTCCAAAAGAGATCGGAGACCTGACTTCTCTAAATCATCTTGATCTTGTCTACAACAATCTGAGTGGACTAATTCCATCATCCCTCGGGAACCTCACCAGTCTTCAGTATCTCTTCCTCTACAAGAACAAGCTCACGGGTCCTATTCCAAGATCACTTTTCAATCTCAAAAAGCTTGTCTCGCTTGATCTTAGCGATAACTCTCTTTCGGGTGAGATCCCGGAACTCATAAGTGAGTTGCAAAACTTGGAGATTCTTCATCTTTTCTCCAATAACTTGACCGGAAAGATTCCTGCTGCTTTAGCTTCTCTGCCTCGGCTTCAAGTCCTCCAATTATGGTCGAATAAGTTATCTGGCAAGATCCCTGAAGACCTTGGAAGGCGAAACAATCTCACTATAGTCGACCTTTCCAGCAATTTTCTAGTCGGAAAAATACCAAAAAGCTTGTGCAACTCGGGTCGACTTTTTAAGCTCATCCTCTTCTCTAATTCTCTCCAAGGCGAAATCCCCCAGAGTTTGAGTTCTTGCATAAGCTTACGGCGAGTACGTATCCAAAACAATCGTCTCTCTGGGGATTTATCGTCCGAGTTCACAAAACTGCCGCTAGTATACTTCTTGGATATCTCAGGCAACAATCTTTCTGGCAGAATCGATGTGCAAAAGTGGGATATGCCATCACTGGAAATGCTGAGTTTGGcgaaaaacaaaattttcggGGAGTTGCCGGGCTCATTTGGCAGTGGCAAGCTTCAGAACTTGGACTTATCGGAAAATCAGTTTTCAGGGAATATCCCCAAGAGCTTTGGCAGATTATCAGATCTAATGCTGTTACAGCTAAGCGAAAACAAGCTCTCTGGTAATATTCCAGAAGAATTGTCATCATGCAAGAAGCTTGTGAGTTTAGACCTCAGCCACAACCACCTCAGTGGAAACATACCAATCAGTCTCGCTGAACTGCCGGCTCTCGGTCAGCTTGATTTATCTGCAAACCAGTTGTCGGGAGAAATTCCACCAAATTTAGGAAGAATAGAATCCCTCGGAGAAGTGAATATCTCCCATAATCACTTCAATGGAAGATTACCGTCCACTGGAGCATTTCTTGCCATAAACGCCAGCGCCGTTGCAGGTAACGATCTTTGCGGCGGCGATGCTTCTAGCGGTTTGCCGCCATGCAAAAGCCTAAAAAGTCGCATGTGGTGGTATGTTATGACTTGCTTTTTGGTTGCGTTAGCAATGTTTGCTCTTGCTGCTCTTGTCATCCTTTTCATTCAGCGACGAGAGGAATTGGAGCTGAAAAGAGTGGAAAACGAAGATGGAATATTGTGGGAAATGCAATTCTTTGATTCCAGGGCTTCAAAATCCATAACAGTCGACGATATATTATCATCGGCGAAACAGGAAAATGTAATCATGAGAGACGGAAAAGAGAGATCGTACGGGGGGAAGTCTTCAATGAGCAACATGCAGTTCGTCGTGAAGGAAATGAATGATCCAAATTCAATCCCGCCGAGTTTCTGGTCTGTCATTCCCGAATTTGGTAGGCTTCGGCATCCAAATATTATTAGGTTGATCGGAGTATGCCGGTCGACCGAAAGAGGATTTTTAGTTTACGGGAATGCGGAAGGGAAAAATTTGAgtgaaattcttggaaactTGAGTTGGGAGAGGCGACGTAAAATTGCCATTGGCATTGCGAAAGCACTGCACTTCTTACATGGCTACTGTTCGCCGAGTGTTCTGGTGGGTATCATATCTCCAGAGAAAGTTCTGGTTGACGGAAAAGATGAGGCTCGCCTTAGTTTGGACCTATCTGGCCGGTTGGCTTGTACGGACAACAAGTGCTTGCAGATCATACCTTCAGCCTGCATTGCCCCAG ATGGAGTTTTGGAATTGGTTGCAGAAGCCAGACAAAGCAAAGACATCTCAGAGCAGAGTGATATCTATGGATTTGGTCTCTTCTTGATCGAATTGCTGACAGGAAAAAGCCCCGCCGACGCGGAATTTGGCATGCACGAGAATATCGTGGAGTGGGCTCGTTATTGCTACTCAGACTGTCATCTTGATGTGTGGATTGATAGGATGATTAGAGGAGATGCAACAACGGATCATAATCAGAACGAGATCGTTGAAACCATGAACCTAGCCCTCCACTGCACCGCCACTGACCCCACTGCTAGACCATGCGCAGGCGACGTCTTGAAAACCCTCCAGTCTGTGCTGATCAGTTCAAGTACTTCTTGCGTTTCAGACGTCCTAAAGTTTTCCTCAactaattattaa